In Sphaerospermopsis torques-reginae ITEP-024, the genomic window ATTGACTGCTGAAAATTTACTGCACTATGTTTTAACATAGCTTCCCGTAAATTTTGCTTACCAACGGTATAGGGAGAAGCAGATAAATTGACAATTAAATCTACACCTAAAATTGATAAATCAGAAATGGGATTAACTGGATAATGACGTTTACCCCAAAATTCCTCATCATTCCATAAATCTTCGCAAATAGTCACACCAATATTGATATCATCTAAAGCGAAATAATTAGCTTGTAACCCTGGTTCAAAATAGCGGTTTTCATCAAATACATCGTAAGTTGGTAATAGTCGCTTGTGAAAATATTGTTTAATTTTTCCTGCTTCTAACAAAGCAATACTATTAAATAAAGTTTTACCACCTGTAATATGAGCATCTTTGTTTTTAACAGCAGTTCCTACTAAAACAGCTAAATTAGGTGGTAAATCTTGAGCTAGTTTTTTTAATGTGATATCCATTGATTTCACAAAACTAGGATTTAATAATAAATCCCGTGGTGGATAACCACATAAAGAAAGTTCTGGTGTTAATAATAAACGGACATTATTTGCTGCTGCTTGTTGTGCAGTTTCCAGGATTTTTTGAGCATTTCCTGTTAAGTCACCGATAATAGGGTTAAGTTGGGCAATTGCAATTTTCATAAATCAAGGGAATGGGTAATTGGTAATTGGTAATTGGTAATTGCTGAAAAACTCTTAACTGTCACCTGTCAACTGTCACCTAACTTAAATAAAAACTAAAGGTTTATCTTTAAACGGTGCAAAAGCTTCTGCATCAAATTTATATAAACTCGCGGGACGACCTGCACCTCTTGATACTTTAATTCCTGTATCTAATAAAAAACCAAGTTTCAATAAACGCGCTCGAAAATTTGAATAATCAGAAAAGTTATCCCCTAAAACTGTGGTGTACAACTGATATAAATCGTTGAGTGTAAAAGTTTCTGGTAAAACATCAAATGCTACGGGACTATATTCTAATTTATTTTTCAGTCTTCTGTGTCCATAGGTGATAATTTCATTATGATCAAATGCTAACTGAGGTATTTGTTTAACGGGATACCATGCAATACCTGCAACTTTATCAGCAATTAATTCTGCTTCTTCAAACCGAACTAAAGCAAAATAACTAACTGATAAATAACGCACTCCATAACTATTAATTTCTTCTCTGGGGTCACGGTTTGGACCACCAAAAGTATAAAGTTGTTCTAAATAAAGATTATTAACCTTTATTTTTTCTGCCATAATGCGATAAGCAGCATTTTCTAAAGATTCTCCTTGTCTAACTAAAGTACCGGGAAGACTCCAAGAATTTAAAAATGGTTCTTGTTGTCGCATTACTAATAAAACTAACAGCCGATTTTTGGTAGTATCTACAGAAAATATGACATTATCCACACCAACTTTAAAATCAGCCAAAGTTTGTTGAAGTGTGGAATTTGAGATTTTCTTATGGTTACGTAGTGGCATTTAAACGTACAATTTCTCCCGATAAATATAATCTATAACAGGGGGTGTGAGAGTTTGATGATCTTTTTGTTGACGAAAAGCGGTAGAGGAAACATCTAAACCTGTTAAACTAGCGATCGCAATTTTTCCTCCTAACTCTCTAATTCTCTCTAAACTAATATTATCTATGACATATCCTGGGCGCGGAATCACTAATAATTGCACTTGTTTTAACAAATCTTCAACATGATACCATCGTGGTAATTGATTCACTAAATCTGAGCCAATTACAAGAGTATATTCCATATAATCGC contains:
- a CDS encoding NUDIX hydrolase, which gives rise to MPLRNHKKISNSTLQQTLADFKVGVDNVIFSVDTTKNRLLVLLVMRQQEPFLNSWSLPGTLVRQGESLENAAYRIMAEKIKVNNLYLEQLYTFGGPNRDPREEINSYGVRYLSVSYFALVRFEEAELIADKVAGIAWYPVKQIPQLAFDHNEIITYGHRRLKNKLEYSPVAFDVLPETFTLNDLYQLYTTVLGDNFSDYSNFRARLLKLGFLLDTGIKVSRGAGRPASLYKFDAEAFAPFKDKPLVFI
- a CDS encoding nicotinate-nucleotide adenylyltransferase, producing the protein MNIALFGTSADPPTAGHQKIIKWLSQHYDWVAVWAADNPFKEQQTPLPHRAAMLNLLITDIQAPLGNISLEQELSSWRTLETLEKAKLRWGDYMEYTLVIGSDLVNQLPRWYHVEDLLKQVQLLVIPRPGYVIDNISLERIRELGGKIAIASLTGLDVSSTAFRQQKDHQTLTPPVIDYIYREKLYV